The following coding sequences lie in one Lysobacter capsici genomic window:
- a CDS encoding DNA-directed RNA polymerase, translated as MQSSSQLFERQIELERESTSLGIVRYAKAQARADEADTGPGRRLVLAAVADTGAAIRAFVADADTGRPGKRHAAVKWLREMDADACAYLTATICVNALTGKKAHVTGVARSVASALAQDINYKLLRDTHKGLYRVVQEQLKKSTSAHHATGVMNHTLVKANEKAAADRAAGKQDAKAEMPILTFDARTEVTIGMKLIELFIQATGLAELYEYRSAARSSLTVLRGTPKIMEWLEKAHDSASMFLPVWLPMLVPPQPWTTPTDGGYLTDIGGRADLVRTRNRAYKAELANADMPEVYRALNLIQGTAWKINKAVLEVMQQAWEAGGLIGGLPDRELTALPDQPALLAENPEFYREHHADDFKAWKRSRAAVYEQNARSVSQRVAAAQKIDLALKFRDEAAIYFPHNLDFRGRCYPIPSILTPQGDDQAKSLLTFAKGERLGPNGVFWLSIHLANCFGVDKVSFEDRVAWVMANEDAILDSALNPLDGERLWCKADSPYCALAACFEWLGYRINGEDHVSHLPVALDGSCNGLQNFSAMLRDEIGGAATNLIAHPKPADIYTEVLTLVAARVRTDAEAGIPAALVLDGRLSRKIVKTPVMTLPYGVTKSGMRAQVLDAASKEGIKLDWDAAEYLAELLWKCIGEVVIAARHAMDWLKAASKVASAGDLPISWTTPAGFPVLQEYREDKGKRLQMHVGGRVMDITVAIDGTTLDRRRQALGISPNFVHSCDASHMMLTVNVAADNGLDSFAMIHDSYGTHAAHTGVIAAALRHAFVQQYEGDVLGAFRDELVAQLPVNLGEKIPPLPPTGNLDLTAVNDSRYFFA; from the coding sequence ATGCAATCTTCCTCCCAGCTCTTTGAACGCCAGATCGAACTCGAACGCGAATCAACTTCGCTAGGCATCGTCCGCTACGCGAAGGCTCAGGCCCGCGCCGACGAAGCCGACACCGGCCCAGGCCGCAGACTCGTACTTGCCGCCGTGGCTGATACCGGGGCCGCGATCAGAGCCTTCGTGGCTGACGCCGACACCGGTCGCCCCGGGAAACGGCATGCGGCCGTGAAGTGGCTAAGGGAGATGGACGCCGACGCTTGCGCCTACCTCACCGCCACCATCTGCGTGAACGCCCTGACCGGAAAGAAAGCCCACGTCACCGGCGTCGCGCGCTCGGTCGCCTCGGCGCTGGCCCAAGACATCAACTACAAGCTGCTGCGCGACACCCACAAGGGCCTCTACCGGGTTGTCCAGGAGCAGCTCAAGAAGTCCACCTCGGCGCACCACGCGACCGGCGTGATGAACCACACCCTCGTGAAGGCCAACGAGAAGGCCGCCGCCGATCGCGCGGCAGGCAAGCAGGATGCGAAAGCCGAAATGCCCATCCTGACGTTCGATGCACGCACCGAGGTTACGATCGGTATGAAGCTAATCGAACTCTTCATCCAGGCGACCGGGCTTGCCGAACTTTATGAGTATCGATCTGCCGCCCGCTCGTCGCTGACCGTGCTTCGCGGCACTCCGAAGATCATGGAGTGGCTTGAGAAGGCGCATGACAGCGCGTCCATGTTCTTGCCCGTGTGGTTGCCAATGCTGGTTCCGCCGCAGCCCTGGACGACCCCTACCGACGGTGGCTATCTCACTGACATCGGGGGTCGGGCCGACCTGGTGCGCACCCGCAATCGTGCGTATAAGGCCGAACTGGCAAATGCTGACATGCCCGAGGTCTACCGCGCCCTCAACCTGATCCAGGGGACTGCGTGGAAGATCAACAAGGCCGTCCTCGAAGTCATGCAGCAGGCGTGGGAAGCTGGCGGCCTCATTGGCGGCCTGCCCGACCGAGAGCTGACCGCCCTGCCCGATCAGCCGGCGTTGCTCGCTGAAAACCCCGAGTTCTACCGCGAGCACCACGCGGACGATTTCAAGGCGTGGAAGCGCAGCCGCGCGGCGGTGTACGAGCAGAACGCCCGCAGCGTCTCTCAGCGCGTCGCCGCAGCACAGAAGATCGACCTCGCCCTCAAGTTCAGAGACGAGGCGGCGATCTACTTCCCGCACAACCTGGACTTCCGCGGCCGGTGCTATCCCATCCCGTCGATCCTTACGCCGCAGGGCGACGATCAGGCGAAATCCCTGCTCACGTTCGCGAAAGGTGAACGGCTCGGCCCCAATGGCGTCTTCTGGCTCAGCATCCACCTCGCGAACTGCTTCGGCGTCGATAAGGTCAGCTTCGAGGACCGCGTGGCGTGGGTGATGGCAAACGAGGACGCCATTCTCGACTCGGCTCTCAATCCGCTCGACGGTGAGCGCCTGTGGTGCAAAGCCGACTCACCCTATTGCGCACTCGCCGCGTGCTTTGAGTGGCTCGGCTACCGCATCAACGGCGAAGACCACGTGTCGCACCTGCCTGTCGCACTCGACGGCTCCTGCAACGGTCTACAGAACTTCTCCGCGATGCTGCGCGACGAGATCGGCGGCGCCGCGACGAACCTGATCGCCCATCCGAAACCGGCCGACATCTATACAGAGGTGTTGACCCTTGTCGCCGCCCGCGTAAGGACGGACGCCGAGGCGGGAATCCCTGCAGCCCTTGTGCTCGACGGCCGGCTGTCGCGGAAAATCGTGAAGACGCCAGTTATGACGCTTCCCTACGGCGTCACGAAGTCCGGTATGCGCGCTCAGGTACTCGACGCAGCGTCGAAGGAAGGAATCAAGCTGGACTGGGACGCGGCCGAGTATCTGGCGGAACTACTGTGGAAGTGCATTGGCGAAGTCGTGATCGCCGCTCGACACGCGATGGACTGGCTCAAGGCCGCATCTAAGGTTGCATCGGCGGGCGACCTGCCGATCAGCTGGACCACACCCGCCGGCTTTCCGGTGCTCCAAGAGTACCGCGAGGACAAGGGCAAGCGCCTGCAAATGCACGTAGGCGGACGGGTGATGGATATAACAGTGGCTATAGACGGTACAACCCTCGATCGCCGTCGCCAGGCTCTCGGTATCAGTCCGAACTTCGTTCACAGCTGCGACGCATCGCACATGATGCTCACCGTGAATGTGGCGGCGGACAACGGGCTGGACAGCTTCGCGATGATCCACGACTCCTACGGCACACACGCCGCACACACCGGGGTCATCGCCGCAGCGCTGAGGCACGCCTTTGTGCAGCAGTACGAGGGGGACGTGCTGGGAGCGTTCCGCGATGAACTCGTCGCGCAGCTCCCCGTAAACCTCGGCGAAAAAATCCCGCCACTCCCGCCCACCGGCAACTTGGACCTGACGGCAGTCAACGACTCCAGGTACTTCTTTGCCTAA